One genomic window of Myxococcales bacterium includes the following:
- a CDS encoding (2Fe-2S)-binding protein: MPTFKLDGKTIPFEPGESIIRAAEKAGMEIPHYCYHPGLSAPANCRMCLVEILPGPNQRAMMLDIVEWDEKLGDYRPTRKPKLQPACQFPATEGQEVLADTSPHVVEARAGVQEFLLLNHPVDCPICDQAGECKLQDYWLEHQATPKRMHDEPVHKPKAVSFGDSIVYDAERCVMCTRCIRFMEEVAKDPVLDMRERGNLKEVIVAPGRKLEGHYTFMTEHVCPVGALTTKDFRFKARVWFLKSAKTVCQGCATGCNATFDYDPRTNKALRYRPRENEAVNKFWMCDDGMLSYRDAVEGRVTQARVGGTQVKLERALDEVRKSFSSVPRSSVAFVLSGRHSQEDNVALVELAELFGSRAVYTSGAPSGYQDDILIHADKNSNTAGLHQMAPEARSFSELLADIRASKVTHVIALGGATPTHDPEDATALGMLSGLLVVAAHGGPLATAAQVLLPACSWVEASGTYVNAQGIHQLAERALEPQGASEPAWRMVAKVATAIGVEPTWGTLKEVRSMLVATTSIPPAAPATASAE, translated from the coding sequence ATGCCTACCTTCAAGCTCGACGGCAAGACCATCCCCTTCGAACCGGGTGAATCCATCATCCGAGCGGCCGAGAAGGCCGGGATGGAGATCCCCCACTACTGCTACCACCCGGGTCTCTCCGCGCCGGCGAACTGCCGCATGTGCCTCGTGGAGATCCTGCCTGGGCCGAACCAGCGTGCGATGATGCTCGACATCGTCGAGTGGGACGAGAAGCTCGGCGACTACCGGCCCACCCGCAAGCCGAAGCTCCAGCCGGCCTGCCAGTTCCCCGCCACCGAGGGCCAAGAGGTCCTCGCGGACACCAGCCCCCACGTGGTCGAGGCCCGCGCCGGCGTGCAGGAGTTCCTGCTCCTGAACCACCCGGTCGACTGCCCCATCTGCGACCAGGCGGGGGAGTGCAAGCTCCAAGACTACTGGCTCGAGCACCAGGCCACGCCGAAGCGCATGCACGACGAGCCCGTGCACAAGCCCAAGGCTGTCTCGTTCGGCGACAGCATCGTCTACGACGCCGAGCGTTGCGTCATGTGCACGCGCTGCATCCGCTTCATGGAAGAGGTCGCCAAGGACCCCGTCCTCGACATGCGGGAGCGCGGGAACCTGAAGGAGGTCATCGTGGCTCCGGGGCGCAAGCTCGAGGGGCACTACACCTTCATGACCGAGCACGTGTGCCCGGTCGGCGCGCTCACCACGAAGGACTTCCGCTTCAAGGCCCGCGTGTGGTTCCTGAAGTCGGCCAAGACCGTTTGCCAGGGCTGCGCCACCGGCTGCAACGCCACCTTCGACTACGATCCTCGCACGAACAAGGCCCTGCGTTACCGACCGCGCGAGAACGAGGCGGTCAACAAGTTCTGGATGTGCGACGACGGCATGTTGAGCTACCGCGACGCTGTGGAGGGGCGCGTGACCCAGGCTCGCGTCGGCGGCACCCAGGTGAAGCTCGAGCGCGCGCTCGACGAGGTGAGGAAATCCTTCTCCAGCGTCCCGCGAAGCTCGGTCGCGTTCGTGCTCTCGGGCCGCCACTCACAGGAAGACAACGTCGCGCTGGTCGAGCTCGCCGAGCTCTTCGGCAGCCGCGCGGTCTACACGTCCGGGGCGCCGTCCGGCTACCAGGACGACATCCTCATCCACGCGGACAAGAACTCCAACACGGCCGGCCTCCACCAGATGGCGCCCGAGGCGCGCAGCTTCTCGGAGCTCCTGGCCGACATCCGCGCCTCCAAGGTGACGCACGTGATCGCCCTCGGCGGCGCCACGCCCACGCACGATCCGGAGGACGCGACCGCCCTCGGCATGCTCTCGGGCCTGCTCGTCGTCGCCGCCCACGGCGGGCCGCTCGCGACGGCCGCGCAGGTGCTGCTCCCGGCGTGCTCGTGGGTCGAGGCCAGCGGCACCTACGTGAACGCGCAGGGCATCCACCAGCTCGCCGAGCGCGCGCTGGAGCCGCAGGGCGCCTCCGAGCCCGCGTGGCGCATGGTCGCCAAGGTGGCCACCGCGATCGGCGTCGAGCCCACCTGGGGAACGCTGAAAGAGGTCCGCTCGATGCTCGTCGCCACCACCAGCATCCCGCCGGCGGCGCCCGCGACCGCGTCGGCTGAATGA
- a CDS encoding NADH-quinone oxidoreductase subunit D, with amino-acid sequence MEPIDLDLEEGELELPAEPMRLNMGPSHPAMHGTVRMVVELSGETIDKVDVQIGYLHRGFEKMCERGTWAQVFPYADRLNYVSPMLNNVGYALAVEKLCGIAVPDRCQWYRMALGELARISDHLTCNGAMAMELGAFTPFLWFVKARDMIWDILEEETGARLTHSFGRIGGMAAPPTAKFKEMCGHTLGKVLSIVEEGEKMLLKNRIFIDRLENVGVISQADAISLGWTGPCLRATGVDYDVRKAHPYLKYDEVDFEVPVGRRGDTMDRFLVRLAEIRQSMRILEQVCARMPDEGPVSVNDPRVMLPPKDAVYSTIEATIQHFKLVMEGAKVPKGEVYSYTEGGNGELGFYLVSDGSGTPYRVRIRPPCFSIVSGVSQLISGGMLSDVVPVFGSVNMIGGECDH; translated from the coding sequence ATGGAGCCGATCGATCTCGATCTCGAGGAGGGTGAGCTCGAGCTCCCCGCAGAGCCGATGCGGCTCAACATGGGACCGTCGCACCCCGCGATGCACGGCACCGTCCGTATGGTCGTGGAGCTCTCTGGCGAGACCATCGACAAAGTCGACGTCCAGATCGGCTACCTCCACCGCGGCTTCGAGAAGATGTGCGAGCGCGGCACGTGGGCCCAGGTCTTCCCGTACGCCGACCGCCTGAACTACGTCTCGCCGATGCTGAACAACGTCGGCTACGCGCTGGCGGTGGAGAAGCTCTGCGGCATCGCCGTACCGGACCGCTGCCAGTGGTACCGGATGGCGCTCGGCGAGCTCGCGCGGATCTCCGACCACCTCACGTGCAACGGCGCGATGGCCATGGAGCTCGGCGCCTTCACGCCGTTCCTGTGGTTCGTGAAGGCCCGCGACATGATCTGGGACATCCTCGAAGAGGAGACCGGCGCGCGCCTCACGCACTCGTTCGGCCGCATCGGCGGCATGGCTGCTCCGCCCACCGCGAAGTTCAAGGAGATGTGCGGCCACACCCTCGGCAAGGTGCTCAGCATCGTCGAGGAGGGGGAGAAGATGCTCCTCAAGAACCGCATCTTCATCGACCGCCTGGAGAACGTGGGCGTCATTTCCCAGGCCGACGCGATCTCGCTCGGGTGGACGGGCCCGTGCCTCCGCGCCACCGGCGTCGACTACGACGTGCGCAAGGCGCACCCGTACCTCAAGTACGACGAGGTCGACTTCGAGGTGCCTGTCGGGCGCCGCGGCGACACGATGGATCGGTTCCTCGTGCGCCTCGCGGAGATCCGCCAGTCGATGCGCATCCTCGAGCAGGTGTGCGCCCGAATGCCGGACGAGGGTCCGGTCTCGGTCAACGACCCGCGCGTCATGCTCCCCCCGAAGGACGCGGTCTACTCGACCATCGAGGCGACCATTCAGCACTTCAAGCTGGTCATGGAGGGCGCGAAGGTGCCCAAGGGCGAGGTCTATTCGTACACCGAGGGCGGCAACGGCGAGCTCGGCTTCTACCTCGTGTCCGACGGCTCGGGCACCCCGTACCGGGTGCGTATCCGCCCCCCGTGCTTCTCGATCGTCTCGGGCGTGTCGCAGCTCATCTCGGGCGGCATGCTGAGCGACGTCGTGCCGGTGTTCGGTTCGGTCAACATGATCGGCGGCGAATGCGATCACTGA
- a CDS encoding NADH-quinone oxidoreductase subunit I, translating into MPQAFPKKPASPSNAAPVTYAEKTPTTQSYLPEIIRGIGVSMSHFFRNTRDMLTGERPDPVTERLDVGITTISYPEQKRPYPQRFRGVHRLTTRDDGSPRCVACLCCSTACPAQCIFIEAGEYAEGDKRRGYERFPVRFVIDELRCIFCGYCVEACPCDAIRMDTGIHPVPYDSRDQFIYARNELISLTARDGSRETANPRHEPGDSSHPGIDRDHH; encoded by the coding sequence ATGCCCCAAGCCTTTCCCAAGAAGCCCGCGAGCCCGAGCAACGCGGCCCCGGTCACCTACGCCGAGAAGACCCCCACGACTCAGTCGTATCTCCCCGAAATTATTCGCGGAATCGGCGTGTCGATGAGCCACTTCTTCCGCAACACGCGCGACATGCTGACGGGCGAGCGACCCGATCCGGTCACCGAGCGGCTCGACGTGGGCATCACCACCATCTCGTATCCGGAGCAGAAGCGCCCGTACCCGCAGCGGTTCCGCGGCGTGCACCGGCTCACGACCCGCGACGACGGCAGCCCGCGCTGCGTCGCGTGCCTCTGCTGCTCCACCGCCTGCCCCGCGCAGTGCATCTTCATCGAGGCCGGCGAGTACGCCGAGGGCGACAAGCGCCGCGGCTACGAGCGCTTCCCGGTGCGGTTCGTCATCGACGAGCTGCGCTGTATCTTTTGCGGATACTGCGTCGAGGCCTGCCCTTGCGACGCGATCCGCATGGACACCGGCATCCACCCGGTGCCCTACGACTCGCGCGACCAGTTCATCTACGCGCGAAACGAGCTCATCTCGCTCACCGCGCGAGACGGCTCGCGGGAGACCGCGAACCCGCGTCACGAGCCTGGCGACTCCTCGCACCCCGGCATCGACCGCGACCATCACTGA
- the def gene encoding peptide deformylase, whose product MALLKIATVGNPILREPAREISRDELATPAMQTFLDDLIETMRDANGAGIAAPQVYRPIAACVIEVKNNPRYPYKPNIPLTVLINPVLTPLGDETFLNYEGCLSVPNLRGEVRRSARVRVQAQDRHGRALDFEAAGLAAGTYQHEVDHLLATLFVDRVEDPRSLSTWTDFERFHLEAFVARAKDVVARYGS is encoded by the coding sequence ATGGCCCTCCTGAAAATTGCGACGGTCGGGAACCCGATCCTGCGGGAGCCCGCCCGGGAGATCTCCCGCGACGAGCTCGCCACGCCGGCGATGCAGACCTTCCTGGACGACCTCATCGAGACCATGCGCGACGCGAACGGCGCCGGGATCGCCGCGCCGCAAGTGTACCGGCCGATCGCGGCCTGCGTCATCGAGGTCAAGAACAACCCGCGGTACCCGTACAAGCCGAACATTCCGCTGACGGTCCTCATCAACCCGGTGCTCACGCCGCTCGGGGACGAGACCTTCCTGAACTACGAGGGGTGCCTCAGCGTGCCCAACCTCCGGGGAGAGGTCCGCCGGTCCGCGCGGGTGCGGGTGCAGGCGCAGGACCGCCACGGGCGCGCGCTCGACTTCGAGGCGGCCGGCCTCGCGGCCGGGACCTACCAGCACGAGGTGGACCACCTGCTCGCGACGCTGTTCGTCGACCGCGTGGAGGACCCCCGCTCGCTTTCGACGTGGACCGACTTCGAGCGCTTCCACCTGGAGGCCTTCGTGGCCCGCGCGAAAGACGTCGTGGCGCGCTACGGGAGTTGA
- a CDS encoding NADH-quinone oxidoreductase subunit C, with protein sequence MSQLVLDRLKTRFGAAILETHSAHGDETAVVTPESWRAVCQFLRDDPAMSFDMLTDLCGVDFPDRLPRMEVVAHLYSISRRHRVRLKTRVGDADLSAGTVDLDSVAAIWKTADWLERETFDMSGVVFREHPDLRRILMYPEFVGHPLRKDYPAHKAQPLIDYRTEEEAGLPLEKLAPFGPDEGMSFGRRTYTRSEEN encoded by the coding sequence GTGAGCCAGCTCGTGCTCGATCGCTTGAAGACGCGCTTCGGTGCGGCCATCCTGGAGACCCACTCGGCCCACGGCGACGAGACCGCGGTCGTCACGCCCGAGAGCTGGCGCGCGGTCTGTCAGTTCCTGCGCGACGACCCCGCGATGTCTTTCGACATGCTCACCGATCTGTGCGGCGTCGACTTCCCCGACCGGCTCCCGCGCATGGAGGTCGTGGCGCACCTCTACTCCATCTCGCGTCGTCACCGCGTGCGCCTCAAGACCCGCGTCGGCGACGCCGATCTCTCGGCCGGCACGGTCGACCTCGACAGCGTCGCGGCCATTTGGAAGACCGCCGACTGGCTCGAGCGCGAGACCTTCGACATGTCCGGGGTCGTGTTCCGCGAGCACCCCGACCTCCGCCGCATCCTGATGTACCCCGAGTTCGTTGGGCACCCGCTCCGCAAGGACTACCCCGCGCACAAGGCGCAGCCGCTCATCGACTACCGCACGGAGGAGGAGGCGGGCCTGCCGCTCGAGAAGCTCGCCCCGTTCGGCCCCGACGAGGGCATGAGCTTCGGACGTCGCACCTACACCCGCTCGGAAGAGAACTGA
- the ndhC gene encoding NADH-quinone oxidoreductase subunit A codes for MPNETSSVFALYAPVFLMIGVAVLLASLFFTGATFLGGRIKETREKMLPFECGSESSGGNHLKLSVKYYLTAILFIVFDIEAVFVYPWAVQFKSLGWVGLASMFGFLTVVVVALVYVVKKGALEWEH; via the coding sequence ATGCCAAACGAAACATCCTCGGTGTTTGCCCTCTACGCCCCGGTCTTCTTGATGATCGGCGTCGCCGTGCTGCTCGCCAGCCTCTTCTTCACGGGCGCCACGTTCCTTGGCGGCCGAATCAAAGAGACCCGCGAGAAGATGCTGCCGTTCGAGTGCGGCTCCGAGAGCTCCGGTGGGAACCACCTCAAGCTGTCGGTCAAGTACTATCTCACCGCGATTCTGTTCATCGTCTTCGACATCGAGGCGGTGTTCGTCTACCCGTGGGCCGTTCAGTTCAAGTCCCTCGGCTGGGTCGGGCTCGCGAGCATGTTCGGCTTCCTCACGGTGGTGGTCGTGGCGCTCGTTTACGTCGTCAAGAAGGGCGCTCTCGAGTGGGAGCACTGA
- a CDS encoding zf-TFIIB domain-containing protein, which translates to MSEYRRSALRCPGCAAALDSIAVGDSLVEVCRQCRGIFLDWFDGEPRALASALVPPVDGLWVGPEPGRVPGACPRCAVRLDVELFEGRGPYVHRCSACAGLFVDEASVHLLASTGVPDPARDAPRGPLAALLAGLTAALRALAGRGPQT; encoded by the coding sequence GTGAGCGAGTATCGTCGCTCGGCGCTGCGCTGTCCTGGGTGCGCCGCGGCGCTTGATTCCATCGCCGTGGGGGACTCGCTCGTGGAGGTGTGCCGCCAGTGTCGCGGCATCTTCCTCGACTGGTTCGACGGAGAGCCGCGCGCGCTCGCGTCGGCGCTCGTCCCCCCGGTCGACGGTCTATGGGTCGGGCCCGAGCCGGGGCGCGTGCCGGGCGCATGTCCGCGGTGCGCCGTGAGGCTCGACGTGGAGCTTTTCGAGGGGCGGGGCCCCTACGTCCACCGCTGCAGCGCCTGCGCGGGCTTGTTCGTCGACGAGGCGTCGGTCCATCTGCTCGCCAGCACCGGCGTGCCCGATCCTGCGAGGGACGCGCCTAGGGGCCCGCTCGCGGCGCTTCTCGCGGGCCTCACCGCCGCGCTGCGAGCGCTCGCGGGGCGGGGTCCCCAGACGTAA
- a CDS encoding TIGR02757 family protein, with product MREVLDRVRSDCPLGERRARDPVEHVHAFSTRDERELVGLLASALAFGNVATIRAKIAEVLERLDHEPVQRAEARAELDRRLRGFVHRLFRGEDVAGLLFGARACQRRFGSLEAVFKEGLARAEAAGGPRDAATWEALAFLVDEVRREGGLDRPTTRRGPAHLLPDVRRGGGAKRLFLFLRWMIRPADGVDLGVWSLPPSHLACPVDTHILKLGRNLGLTARADAGRRTVREITASLAALDPVDPVKYDFSLCHLGMATRCRERFDPAVCGGCPVRPACRHATRRARPPQIVPR from the coding sequence GTGCGGGAGGTGCTCGATCGCGTCCGGTCGGACTGCCCCCTGGGCGAGCGTCGCGCGCGCGATCCGGTCGAGCACGTGCACGCCTTCTCCACGCGCGATGAGCGCGAGCTCGTGGGCCTGCTCGCTTCCGCGCTCGCGTTCGGGAACGTCGCGACGATCCGCGCCAAGATCGCTGAGGTGCTCGAGCGCCTCGACCACGAGCCCGTGCAGCGGGCCGAGGCGCGCGCCGAGCTCGACCGCCGCCTGCGAGGGTTCGTGCACCGGCTCTTTCGAGGAGAGGACGTCGCTGGGCTGCTCTTTGGCGCGCGCGCTTGTCAGCGGCGCTTTGGTAGCCTCGAGGCGGTGTTCAAGGAGGGCTTGGCGCGCGCCGAGGCCGCCGGGGGGCCCCGCGACGCGGCGACTTGGGAGGCCCTCGCGTTCCTGGTCGACGAGGTGCGGCGCGAGGGCGGCCTCGACCGCCCGACCACCCGCCGCGGCCCCGCCCACCTCCTGCCCGACGTGCGGCGTGGGGGTGGCGCGAAGCGGCTCTTCTTGTTTCTTCGCTGGATGATCCGGCCGGCCGATGGCGTCGACCTCGGGGTGTGGTCGCTCCCACCCTCGCACCTCGCGTGCCCCGTCGACACCCACATCCTCAAGCTCGGTCGGAACCTCGGGCTCACCGCGCGAGCCGACGCGGGCCGCCGAACCGTTCGCGAGATCACCGCGTCGCTGGCCGCGCTCGACCCGGTCGATCCGGTCAAGTACGACTTCTCCCTCTGTCACCTCGGGATGGCGACGCGGTGCCGAGAGCGGTTCGACCCGGCCGTCTGCGGCGGCTGCCCCGTGCGTCCCGCGTGTCGTCACGCGACGCGACGGGCTCGGCCCCCGCAAATCGTCCCAAGGTGA
- a CDS encoding DEAD/DEAH box helicase produces MNASADTDLAQPAPTPAAAAAPTFDVLDLSADLRAALAELGYVHPTPVQLAVFEPACRGRNLVVQARTGTGKTAAFGLPIIDSLVRKSLVGVQALVLTPTRELALQVCAEVSKLAKFKGIKVLPVYGGAPMGAQIDALKDGVHVVVGTPGRVLDHLRRGTLDPKNIRIFVLDEADEMLSMGFAKELHSIIETLPKDRQGLYFSATIPPDIERLAQAHLTDPEWVALSSDQVGALEIKHFTYVTSTKGDKRETMMRVLDVEDPESAIVFCNTKDETERLAEALQNRGFDAASLNGDMDQREREKVMSRTREGKLRFLVATDVAARGIDVSHVTHVINYDFPESTESYVHRTGRTGRAGRTGTAISLIGPKDLGNLYLLRLTYKIRPIERSLPTSGELRTREETDLVNVFLEAFAEDPLAEDLSLARRLLTHERAEQVIAGLLRGYLGAKGGDASAAAGEARRAKNPPPVVVAAPPAVSPRPPRERERERDRPAAPSVSADPSPAPARAAEPSPAPTSDSPRDRAPDAGRSRSRRGGTPHREFASWEPPAENDDDQPILPSSSSSALGATPQASETAPSLEGPRGPRRVRRARAASNDPPDTLPYPSVSGSASFEAPQSPIMPGITVSDEPAGADPRPRAARGDARDTKEIEDDPSFAQLFLNVGRRDGLRPGDVHDLLVELAQLDEGAHGRIRMRDRITFVSVRPEVLEHAITALGGKVVAGRTLVAERAKPRVERDEG; encoded by the coding sequence ATGAACGCTTCCGCTGACACCGATCTCGCGCAGCCCGCGCCCACGCCCGCCGCCGCCGCGGCGCCCACGTTCGACGTGCTCGACCTGAGCGCCGATCTTCGCGCGGCCCTCGCCGAGCTTGGCTACGTGCACCCCACCCCCGTGCAGCTGGCCGTCTTCGAGCCGGCCTGCCGTGGGCGCAACCTGGTGGTCCAAGCCCGCACGGGCACCGGCAAGACCGCAGCCTTCGGCTTGCCCATCATCGACTCGCTCGTCCGCAAGTCGCTCGTCGGGGTCCAGGCCCTCGTGCTCACCCCCACCCGCGAGCTCGCGCTCCAGGTCTGCGCGGAAGTGAGCAAGCTCGCAAAGTTCAAGGGTATCAAGGTGTTGCCGGTCTACGGCGGCGCCCCGATGGGCGCGCAGATCGACGCACTGAAGGACGGCGTCCACGTGGTCGTCGGCACGCCGGGGCGCGTGCTCGACCACCTGCGCCGCGGCACCCTCGACCCGAAGAACATCCGCATCTTCGTGCTCGATGAGGCCGACGAGATGCTCTCCATGGGCTTCGCGAAGGAGCTCCACTCGATCATCGAGACCCTCCCTAAGGACCGCCAGGGGCTCTACTTCAGCGCCACGATCCCGCCGGACATCGAGCGCCTCGCGCAGGCCCACCTCACCGATCCGGAGTGGGTCGCGCTCTCGAGCGACCAGGTCGGCGCCCTCGAAATCAAGCACTTCACGTACGTCACCTCCACGAAGGGCGACAAGCGCGAGACCATGATGCGCGTGCTCGACGTGGAAGACCCCGAGAGCGCGATCGTCTTCTGCAACACGAAGGACGAGACCGAGCGCCTCGCGGAGGCGCTGCAGAACCGCGGCTTCGACGCCGCGTCCCTGAACGGCGACATGGATCAGCGCGAGCGCGAGAAGGTGATGAGCCGCACGCGCGAGGGCAAGCTGCGCTTCCTCGTTGCGACCGACGTCGCGGCGCGAGGCATCGACGTCTCGCACGTGACCCACGTCATCAACTACGATTTCCCCGAGTCGACCGAGTCGTACGTCCACCGCACCGGGCGCACGGGTCGCGCTGGCCGCACGGGCACCGCGATCTCGCTCATCGGACCGAAGGACCTCGGCAACCTCTACTTGCTGCGGCTCACGTACAAAATCCGCCCCATCGAGCGCTCGTTGCCCACGTCAGGCGAGCTCCGCACGCGGGAGGAGACCGACCTCGTCAATGTGTTCCTCGAGGCTTTCGCGGAGGACCCCCTCGCGGAAGACCTCAGCCTCGCGCGGCGCCTGCTGACCCACGAGCGCGCGGAGCAGGTCATCGCCGGCCTGCTGCGAGGCTACCTGGGCGCCAAGGGAGGAGACGCGAGCGCCGCCGCGGGCGAGGCCCGCAGGGCGAAGAACCCGCCGCCCGTCGTGGTCGCCGCCCCGCCCGCTGTCTCCCCGCGACCGCCTCGCGAGCGCGAGCGCGAGCGCGACCGCCCCGCGGCCCCGTCCGTGAGCGCCGACCCGTCGCCCGCGCCCGCGCGCGCCGCCGAGCCTTCGCCCGCGCCAACCTCCGACTCGCCACGCGATCGCGCGCCGGACGCCGGGCGCTCCCGATCGCGCCGCGGCGGCACGCCGCACCGCGAGTTCGCGAGCTGGGAGCCGCCCGCGGAGAACGACGACGATCAGCCCATCCTCCCCTCCTCGAGCTCATCCGCATTGGGCGCGACGCCCCAGGCGAGCGAGACGGCGCCTTCCCTCGAGGGCCCGCGCGGCCCACGGCGCGTCCGCCGTGCTCGCGCCGCGTCGAACGATCCGCCGGACACGCTCCCCTACCCGTCCGTGTCGGGGTCGGCGAGCTTCGAGGCCCCCCAGTCGCCGATCATGCCGGGCATCACGGTCAGCGACGAGCCGGCCGGCGCCGATCCGCGCCCACGCGCCGCCCGGGGTGACGCCCGCGACACGAAAGAGATCGAGGACGATCCCTCGTTCGCGCAGCTCTTCCTCAACGTCGGCCGCCGCGACGGGCTGCGACCAGGCGACGTGCACGATCTCCTGGTCGAGCTCGCGCAGCTCGACGAGGGCGCCCACGGGCGTATCCGGATGCGCGATCGGATCACGTTCGTCAGCGTGCGACCCGAGGTGCTCGAGCACGCCATCACCGCACTCGGCGGCAAGGTCGTGGCCGGGCGCACCCTGGTCGCGGAGCGGGCCAAGCCCCGCGTCGAGCGCGACGAGGGCTGA
- the nuoB gene encoding NADH-quinone oxidoreductase subunit NuoB: protein MAKSQVTLEGSEAGFATTRLDALLNWARKYSLFQYPFVTACCGMEFMSVAGPRFDVSRFGAEAPRFSPRQADLIWVVGTISQRQAPALRRIYEQMMNPKYVLAFGTCASCGGFYDNYTTVPGIDKIIPCDVYVPGCPPRPEGVLDGLLLLQDKIARGDRTPGIVKPREDPLKDLVPLGKKKPQKETTS, encoded by the coding sequence GTGGCCAAATCCCAAGTGACCCTCGAAGGCAGCGAGGCGGGCTTCGCGACGACGCGGCTCGACGCCTTGCTCAACTGGGCGCGCAAGTACTCGCTCTTTCAGTATCCGTTCGTGACCGCCTGCTGCGGCATGGAGTTCATGTCGGTCGCGGGGCCGCGCTTCGACGTCTCGCGCTTCGGCGCGGAGGCGCCGCGCTTCTCGCCGCGCCAGGCGGATCTCATCTGGGTCGTCGGCACCATCAGCCAGCGCCAGGCGCCGGCGCTGCGGCGTATCTACGAGCAGATGATGAACCCCAAGTACGTGCTGGCGTTCGGCACGTGCGCGAGCTGCGGCGGGTTCTACGACAACTACACCACCGTGCCGGGCATCGACAAAATCATCCCGTGCGACGTCTACGTGCCGGGGTGTCCGCCGCGCCCCGAAGGCGTGCTCGACGGCCTGCTGCTCCTCCAGGACAAGATCGCGCGCGGCGACCGCACGCCGGGCATCGTGAAGCCCCGGGAAGATCCTCTGAAGGACCTCGTGCCGCTCGGGAAGAAGAAGCCTCAGAAGGAGACCACCTCGTGA
- a CDS encoding NADH-quinone oxidoreductase subunit H: MILWTAVKILVMVGFLFNMGGLLTWVDRRLSSMIQDRVGPNRAGIKLGKFELRVAGLLHTAADGVKFFFKEDFMPPKADKLLFSLAPILAMVPVLALTAVIPFGDTISPHQLWRHLCAPVDGHNVLLEGGQCVDAATKAVLAKPLLVFPSAARLGISTVQAPIELQVAPLNVGILYVFAMAGQGIVGAAIAGWSSDNKFSLMGALRAASQMVSYEVTMGLSLVGAMMLYGSVRLEDMVRWQGDNCWGIFVQPLAFFLFFASAVAETKRIPFDLPEAESELVSGYFTEYSGMKFGMFYFAEYMEIVTSSMLLVTIFLGGWQLPFLHRDGLTVSIGETVYFAQRLPHIWVIIFGALAFFSKVIGMCLLQAFVRWSLPRFRYDQLMKLGWTVLLPASLANIFATGVLYLAADSGGESVAQSLKIAADVAQGAVAAVMIGLPTWALYGFFNTRAKDRTLIGTSGDMAAAAGGTKTSPMQA; this comes from the coding sequence ATGATTCTCTGGACCGCGGTGAAGATCCTCGTGATGGTGGGCTTCCTGTTCAACATGGGGGGCCTCCTCACCTGGGTCGATCGGCGCCTCAGCTCGATGATCCAAGACCGCGTGGGCCCGAACCGCGCGGGCATCAAGCTCGGGAAGTTCGAGCTGCGCGTGGCAGGCCTCCTGCACACGGCGGCCGACGGCGTGAAGTTCTTCTTCAAGGAAGACTTCATGCCCCCGAAGGCTGACAAGCTGCTCTTCTCCCTCGCCCCGATCTTGGCGATGGTGCCCGTGCTCGCGCTCACGGCCGTCATCCCCTTCGGCGACACGATCTCCCCGCACCAGCTCTGGCGCCACCTCTGCGCGCCGGTCGACGGACACAATGTGCTGCTCGAGGGCGGTCAGTGCGTGGACGCGGCCACGAAGGCTGTGCTCGCGAAGCCGCTCCTCGTGTTCCCGTCAGCGGCGCGCCTCGGCATCTCCACCGTGCAGGCGCCCATCGAGCTGCAGGTCGCCCCGCTCAACGTCGGCATCCTCTACGTGTTCGCGATGGCCGGGCAGGGCATCGTGGGCGCCGCGATCGCTGGCTGGTCGTCCGACAACAAGTTCTCCCTCATGGGCGCGCTCCGCGCGGCCTCGCAGATGGTGAGCTACGAGGTCACGATGGGCCTCTCGCTCGTCGGCGCCATGATGCTCTACGGGTCGGTCCGCCTCGAGGACATGGTCCGCTGGCAGGGCGACAACTGCTGGGGTATCTTCGTCCAGCCGCTCGCGTTCTTCCTCTTCTTCGCGTCGGCCGTGGCGGAGACGAAGCGCATCCCGTTCGACCTCCCCGAGGCCGAGAGCGAGCTCGTGTCGGGCTACTTCACCGAGTACTCGGGCATGAAGTTCGGCATGTTCTATTTCGCCGAGTACATGGAAATCGTCACGAGCTCGATGCTGCTCGTCACCATCTTCCTTGGCGGCTGGCAGCTGCCGTTCCTCCACCGCGACGGCCTGACGGTCTCGATCGGCGAGACGGTCTACTTCGCGCAGCGGCTCCCCCACATCTGGGTCATCATCTTCGGCGCCCTCGCGTTCTTCAGTAAGGTCATCGGGATGTGCCTCCTCCAGGCCTTCGTGCGGTGGAGCCTCCCCCGGTTCCGCTACGACCAGCTCATGAAGCTCGGCTGGACGGTGCTCCTGCCCGCCTCGCTCGCGAACATCTTCGCGACGGGCGTGCTCTACCTCGCCGCGGACAGCGGCGGCGAGTCGGTCGCCCAGTCGCTGAAGATCGCAGCGGACGTCGCGCAGGGCGCGGTCGCGGCGGTCATGATCGGCCTCCCGACCTGGGCTCTCTACGGATTCTTCAACACCCGCGCCAAGGACAGGACGCTCATCGGCACCTCCGGCGACATGGCGGCCGCCGCGGGCGGCACCAAGACCTCCCCGATGCAAGCGTGA